From a single Rhodococcus qingshengii JCM 15477 genomic region:
- the hypE gene encoding hydrogenase expression/formation protein HypE: MPAEETAVVDLSAWVCPLPLRDSPNIVMGHGGGGAMSAELIEHLFLPSFGSAADAELGDSAVFDVGGVRLAFSTDSYVVKPMVFPGGTIGDLAVNGTVNDLAMTGAQPLVMSTAFILEEGTALTDIAGIAKALGEAAHVAGVRLVTGDTKVVDAGHGDGVFINTAGIGIVADGVDISPTRAQVGDVVIVSGDIGVHGVAVMSCREGLEFGTEVRSDCAALNGVVADMIATGVDIHVLRDPTRGGVAATLNEIAQASNIGVALVERDLPIPADVRDACGLLGLDPLYVANEGKLIAFVPREDAALVLEAMHGNPLSVGAAVIGECVAEHRTMVVARTALGGNRVVDLPAGEQLPRIC, from the coding sequence ATGCCGGCTGAGGAGACCGCTGTCGTGGACTTGTCGGCGTGGGTCTGCCCACTGCCGCTGCGTGATTCGCCGAACATCGTCATGGGGCACGGTGGTGGAGGAGCGATGTCCGCCGAGCTCATCGAGCACCTGTTCCTGCCCTCGTTCGGAAGCGCTGCCGATGCAGAACTCGGTGACTCGGCCGTATTCGACGTCGGCGGGGTGCGGCTCGCGTTCTCGACCGACTCGTATGTCGTCAAACCCATGGTGTTTCCCGGCGGAACTATCGGCGATCTCGCTGTCAACGGAACGGTGAACGACCTGGCGATGACTGGAGCGCAGCCATTGGTGATGTCGACGGCATTCATCCTGGAAGAAGGGACCGCACTGACCGACATCGCGGGAATCGCTAAGGCGCTCGGTGAGGCCGCGCACGTTGCCGGCGTTCGGCTGGTGACGGGTGATACCAAGGTCGTCGATGCCGGTCACGGAGACGGAGTCTTCATCAACACCGCCGGAATCGGGATTGTCGCCGACGGGGTGGACATCAGCCCCACTCGCGCACAAGTGGGTGACGTCGTGATCGTCAGCGGCGACATCGGCGTTCACGGCGTGGCCGTGATGAGTTGTCGCGAAGGTCTCGAATTCGGGACCGAAGTGCGCAGTGATTGTGCGGCCCTGAACGGCGTGGTGGCCGACATGATTGCCACCGGCGTCGACATCCACGTCCTGCGCGACCCTACGCGGGGCGGAGTCGCCGCGACCCTCAACGAGATCGCTCAGGCGTCGAACATCGGGGTTGCGCTGGTGGAGCGAGATCTGCCGATTCCCGCTGACGTGCGCGACGCCTGTGGGCTACTCGGCTTGGATCCGTTGTACGTCGCAAACGAGGGCAAGTTGATCGCTTTCGTTCCACGCGAAGATGCCGCCCTGGTTCTGGAAGCGATGCACGGCAATCCACTGAGTGTGGGAGCCGCCGTGATCGGGGAGTGCGTGGCCGAACATCGCACAATGGTGGTGGCGCGTACGGCATTGGGAGGCAATCGGGTAGTGGATTTGCCGGCAGGTGAACAACTTCCTCGGATCTGCTGA
- a CDS encoding DUF6390 family protein, protein MTAVGMNGPALFARYAYPPNELGYCGPDDPSVLLRLASGNSGSGDRDHARQFDGAWPYLEALAVGAGIDDPLDPRVIEAYWVGGDLLDSLDSGKLLQHLRGAFGERENTGFLPVLGGRDRALAHHSFHVFLVYPWVKLLRKRGAVPLSVLQNCRIRWGVVEDVGEEHALVVSSPLEFDGEQLARGRPATQRVRWRVEGNALAAMPVPGAVVTMHWDWVCDRITAEQSRALDAAEDSGLRIANRMLSTDM, encoded by the coding sequence ATGACTGCCGTCGGTATGAACGGGCCGGCATTGTTTGCCCGCTACGCGTATCCGCCGAACGAGTTGGGTTACTGCGGACCCGACGATCCTTCAGTGCTGCTTCGTCTGGCCAGCGGCAACTCGGGCAGCGGCGACCGTGATCACGCTCGTCAATTCGACGGTGCGTGGCCGTACCTCGAGGCATTGGCTGTAGGAGCGGGCATCGACGACCCCCTGGATCCGCGAGTGATCGAAGCCTATTGGGTGGGAGGTGATCTCCTCGACTCTCTCGATTCGGGGAAGTTGTTACAGCACTTGAGGGGGGCATTCGGTGAACGCGAGAACACCGGGTTCCTCCCCGTCCTCGGGGGTCGGGACCGCGCGCTCGCGCACCACAGTTTTCACGTATTTCTGGTGTATCCGTGGGTCAAGCTTCTTCGGAAGCGCGGTGCGGTCCCACTGTCCGTCCTCCAGAACTGCCGGATCAGATGGGGAGTGGTCGAGGACGTCGGCGAGGAGCATGCATTGGTGGTTTCGTCCCCGCTCGAGTTCGACGGTGAGCAACTCGCACGCGGCCGACCGGCAACGCAGAGAGTGCGGTGGAGGGTCGAGGGCAACGCGCTTGCGGCGATGCCCGTCCCCGGCGCTGTGGTGACGATGCACTGGGATTGGGTGTGCGACAGGATAACGGCAGAGCAATCACGTGCATTGGATGCCGCGGAAGACTCGGGATTGCGGATCGCGAACCGAATGCTGTCGACCGATATGTGA
- a CDS encoding ABC transporter ATP-binding protein/permease produces MNWGSAVTDSALWLAEAYAITVVVLVVTALLLARYTVWGNQFRRMAWPYFDPRRTVIPLSILALLLLLTIFGVRVTVLFSYWYKDFYDAIQNLDETAFWHYLRVFAILAAVHVASSLVVYLVGQTLDINWRSWLNDTLTDDWLDGRAYYRGNFLENPVDNPDQRIQADITAFATSSRTLSMGAVAAMVSIVSFTKILWDLSGPLTVFGAEIPRAMIFLVYIYVLVTTALAFWIGRPLIMLNFLNEKLGASFRYALVRLREYGESIAFYRGENVERRTLGLRFAAVIRNMWAIVFRTLKFSGFNLAVDQTAVVFPFLVQGSRLFSGQITFGDVMQTAQAFGQVHNSLSFFRESYADFASFRATLIRLTGLADANRRARALPVLDAFSAGSHLVVRGLDVRTPVGEALISELDMSLGPGDALLVKGPSGSGKTTLLRSIAQLWPYTNGSVTTPVGDVLFLSQRPYLPLGSLRAGLAYPDQLPSGQPNTGRSDFDDRRLHDALAEVHLAHLIGRLDEPADWTRILSPGEQQRLAFARVLLIRPRTAFLDEATSGIDEGLEYTLYDILRRELPDSIIVSVGHRSTLDVFHNRQLELRGAGHWTLADHEG; encoded by the coding sequence GTGAATTGGGGTAGCGCGGTAACGGACAGCGCACTGTGGTTGGCAGAGGCATATGCGATCACGGTAGTGGTTCTCGTCGTCACCGCGCTGCTGCTTGCTCGGTATACCGTCTGGGGCAACCAGTTTCGGCGAATGGCTTGGCCCTACTTCGATCCCCGGCGCACCGTCATTCCGCTGTCGATTCTCGCGTTACTGCTGCTGCTCACGATATTCGGTGTCCGCGTGACGGTGTTGTTCTCGTACTGGTACAAGGATTTCTACGACGCCATTCAGAACCTTGACGAAACCGCTTTCTGGCACTACCTGCGAGTGTTCGCGATATTGGCCGCAGTCCACGTCGCTAGCTCACTCGTCGTCTACCTGGTAGGCCAAACACTCGATATCAATTGGCGCAGTTGGCTCAATGACACATTGACCGACGATTGGCTCGACGGCCGCGCCTACTATCGCGGAAACTTCCTGGAGAACCCGGTCGACAATCCGGACCAACGTATTCAGGCAGACATCACCGCATTCGCGACGTCGTCCCGCACGTTGTCCATGGGCGCCGTCGCCGCAATGGTCTCGATCGTCAGCTTCACCAAGATCCTGTGGGATCTGTCCGGTCCCTTGACTGTTTTCGGTGCCGAGATTCCGCGAGCGATGATCTTTCTCGTCTACATCTACGTGTTGGTGACCACGGCACTCGCATTCTGGATCGGCCGGCCTTTGATCATGCTGAACTTCTTGAACGAGAAACTCGGCGCCAGCTTCCGGTACGCGTTGGTTCGACTACGGGAGTACGGCGAAAGCATCGCCTTCTATCGCGGAGAGAACGTCGAACGACGCACGCTCGGACTACGTTTTGCTGCAGTGATCCGCAATATGTGGGCGATCGTCTTCCGGACGCTCAAGTTCAGTGGCTTCAATCTGGCAGTGGATCAGACAGCGGTGGTGTTTCCGTTTCTGGTCCAGGGATCTCGATTGTTCAGCGGGCAGATCACTTTCGGCGACGTGATGCAAACTGCTCAAGCATTCGGCCAGGTGCACAATTCGTTGTCGTTCTTTCGAGAGTCCTATGCCGATTTTGCAAGTTTCCGGGCCACACTGATCCGTTTGACCGGGCTCGCCGATGCCAATCGACGTGCCCGCGCACTTCCCGTGCTCGACGCGTTCTCCGCTGGCAGTCATTTGGTTGTTCGGGGACTCGACGTGCGCACGCCGGTTGGTGAGGCGTTGATCTCCGAACTCGACATGTCACTGGGGCCCGGCGATGCACTGCTGGTGAAGGGTCCGTCGGGTAGCGGCAAAACCACGCTGCTCCGCAGCATCGCGCAGTTGTGGCCGTACACAAACGGTTCCGTGACCACCCCGGTCGGAGACGTCCTGTTCCTCTCACAACGGCCATACCTACCATTGGGTTCTCTGCGCGCGGGTTTGGCATATCCGGACCAGTTGCCCTCAGGTCAGCCGAACACCGGGCGCTCGGACTTCGACGACCGCAGGCTCCACGACGCGCTCGCCGAGGTGCATCTCGCACATTTGATCGGTCGGCTCGACGAGCCGGCTGATTGGACTCGAATTCTGTCGCCGGGCGAACAACAACGGTTGGCGTTCGCCCGAGTCCTCCTGATCCGACCGCGAACCGCATTTCTCGACGAGGCGACATCCGGAATCGACGAAGGCCTCGAGTACACGCTCTACGACATCCTTCGCCGTGAACTGCCCGACAGCATCATTGTCAGCGTCGGGCATCGCAGCACCCTCGACGTTTTTCACAATCGACAACTCGAACTGCGCGGTGCGGGACACTGGACTCTCGCTGATCACGAAGGCTGA
- a CDS encoding ATP-binding protein, protein MAAKRGNLPIELSSFVGRRSEAKEVRRLLSDYRLVTLTGLGGVGKTRLALRAADDSSRAFPGGVWFVDFSELREPALLDQTILAALGVQDRSTRSPRSVLIGRLVDERVLLVLDNCEHLIGWVADTAAELLRCCARLALLATSREPLDIPGEMVLRVPPLRFPTEAPSPTDTRDGDAMMLFEQRARSSVTDFRITSENSAAVEKIVRRLEGLPLPIELAAARLRAMSVDQILQKLDDRFQLLTRGSRNAPARQQTLAQSIDWSFALCTPPEKSLWANSSVFAGSFDLGSVEGILADEAQNDDLGDLVMSLVDKSILIREQNGSYVRYRLLETLRDYGRELVSVDEWVSLQRRHSEWFRQLVFRAGVDWTGPHQIDWMTRIDRDLPNVRTALEFGLTEPDSVEATLRTASALHDYWLARGRFNEGRYWLGRALAEVPELTEGTLDEAVVEAAATGALLAALQRDIASATSIAEEARRQAEMQRNDDGRILARYTLGFVAVADGDLVRGAEYLEQAVAAFRANDDIARLVPALYWFAFVVDALGETDRAASIYEEELALTESRGEILWRSMTMSDYGSALWRHGNHARGIELLEDSLRLLRGLGNQFGCAWCLEEIAWTLVDRDTKLAATLMGAADTLFTATGSPMDTFRSMVPYHENSVTEARNRIGDRVFQTAFAHGRALTLDDAAARALREQPPGGSPKSAADEVLTPREQQVAELVAQGLTNRAIADKLVISQRTVDGHVDHILNKLGYGSRTRIAAWVLQRTNDFRNPSTS, encoded by the coding sequence ATGGCGGCAAAACGAGGAAACCTACCGATCGAACTGAGCAGTTTCGTCGGTCGTCGGTCCGAGGCCAAAGAAGTCCGACGCCTGCTATCGGACTACCGGCTTGTGACCCTTACGGGCCTGGGTGGGGTCGGCAAAACCCGCTTGGCGCTCCGTGCCGCCGATGATTCCTCCCGTGCGTTCCCCGGGGGCGTCTGGTTCGTCGACTTCAGCGAACTGCGGGAGCCGGCACTTCTCGATCAGACGATTCTTGCCGCACTCGGAGTACAAGACCGATCTACGCGGTCACCGCGATCGGTACTGATCGGCCGTCTCGTCGACGAACGTGTCCTGCTTGTTCTGGACAATTGCGAACACCTCATCGGCTGGGTTGCCGACACCGCCGCCGAACTTCTCCGGTGCTGTGCCCGATTGGCACTTCTGGCGACCAGCCGAGAACCGCTCGACATTCCCGGCGAGATGGTATTACGGGTGCCGCCTCTGCGATTTCCCACCGAGGCGCCGTCGCCAACCGACACCCGTGATGGTGATGCGATGATGCTGTTCGAGCAGCGGGCACGTTCCTCCGTGACGGACTTCCGCATCACCAGCGAGAACAGCGCGGCTGTGGAGAAGATCGTCCGCCGGTTGGAAGGACTACCACTGCCGATCGAGTTGGCGGCTGCCCGACTGAGGGCGATGTCGGTCGATCAGATCCTGCAAAAACTCGACGACCGCTTCCAACTGCTGACGCGGGGCAGCCGGAACGCTCCAGCGCGTCAACAAACGCTTGCACAGAGTATCGACTGGAGCTTCGCTCTGTGTACGCCGCCGGAGAAGTCGTTGTGGGCGAACTCGAGCGTATTTGCGGGTAGCTTCGATCTCGGGTCCGTCGAAGGAATTCTCGCCGACGAAGCACAGAACGACGACTTGGGCGATCTCGTGATGTCCCTTGTCGACAAGTCGATCCTCATCCGTGAACAAAACGGCTCTTACGTCCGCTACCGCCTACTCGAGACTCTTCGCGACTACGGGCGTGAACTGGTGTCAGTCGACGAGTGGGTCTCGCTGCAGCGCAGGCACAGTGAGTGGTTCAGGCAACTCGTCTTCCGCGCCGGAGTCGACTGGACGGGGCCGCACCAAATCGATTGGATGACGCGGATCGACCGCGACTTACCCAACGTGCGCACCGCGTTGGAATTCGGTCTGACCGAACCCGACTCGGTCGAAGCCACATTGCGTACCGCAAGTGCCTTGCATGATTACTGGCTTGCACGTGGTCGATTCAACGAAGGTCGCTACTGGTTGGGTCGCGCCCTGGCCGAGGTGCCCGAACTGACCGAGGGCACTCTCGATGAGGCGGTAGTCGAGGCCGCCGCGACAGGCGCACTGCTGGCAGCCCTCCAACGAGATATCGCTTCGGCGACAAGCATTGCCGAAGAGGCTCGGCGACAGGCCGAGATGCAGCGGAACGACGACGGACGCATACTGGCGCGGTACACGCTCGGATTCGTAGCGGTCGCCGACGGCGATCTCGTGCGCGGCGCCGAGTACCTGGAGCAGGCTGTCGCAGCATTCCGGGCAAACGACGACATCGCCCGTCTGGTACCCGCGCTCTACTGGTTCGCCTTCGTCGTCGACGCACTCGGCGAAACCGACCGGGCTGCAAGTATTTACGAGGAGGAGTTGGCCCTCACCGAATCGCGCGGCGAAATCTTGTGGCGGTCGATGACGATGTCGGACTACGGATCCGCCCTGTGGCGTCATGGCAACCACGCTCGCGGTATCGAGCTACTCGAAGATTCTCTCCGATTGCTGCGAGGGCTGGGTAACCAGTTCGGATGTGCATGGTGCCTCGAGGAAATCGCGTGGACGCTTGTCGACCGGGACACAAAGCTGGCAGCCACACTGATGGGAGCTGCCGACACGCTGTTCACCGCCACGGGCAGCCCGATGGACACCTTCAGGAGCATGGTCCCGTACCACGAAAACAGCGTGACCGAGGCTCGTAACCGGATCGGAGACAGGGTGTTTCAAACAGCATTCGCTCATGGACGAGCTCTGACTCTCGACGACGCAGCGGCCCGCGCGCTGAGAGAGCAACCGCCCGGTGGATCACCGAAATCGGCGGCCGACGAAGTGCTGACTCCGCGGGAGCAGCAGGTGGCCGAACTCGTCGCACAGGGCCTGACCAACCGAGCAATCGCGGACAAGCTGGTCATTTCTCAGCGCACTGTCGACGGCCACGTCGATCACATACTGAACAAACTGGGGTACGGCTCGCGCACCAGGATTGCGGCCTGGGTGCTCCAGCGCACAAACGACTTCCGCAACCCTTCGACCTCGTGA
- a CDS encoding alpha/beta hydrolase, translating into MKRVWEGVRRYGKTLHSVGLSFGLVFFVLSMSPSLLPRAWYLQGVATGISVATGYGIGVSVAWMIRKCGVEPRWSDRTKRIGWAVLAVLAVILVPLFLILGSWWQQIVRDLVEAPRVNRANYLLVLLISLVVWLTLLEVGRGLRYLTRGLAAVALRFVPKEAAKVASLVVVFALAIFVVNGALYNGLIAFANWSFSGADNDTPDGIDQPLIAERSGSPMSAEAWDSLGKEGRTFMGSGPSAVQISALTGRDAKQPIRVYAGRESSDSVDGVAQRVVNELERTGGFDRAVLAVVTTTGRGWVNDDVASAFEYVQGGDTAIAAMQYSFLPSPLAFIADRETPMAAGRALFNSVYAKWIDLPLDKRPKLVVFGESLGSYGGQAAFAGAQDMATRVDGALWSGTPNFTAQWQEITSSRDSGSREAVPVIDDGQSIRFAAYPEDLELDAPWNDSRVMYWQHASDPIVWWSFDLLLNKPDWLAEPLGRDVDPGMTWIPFVTFWQVTLDMVFSADVPPGHGHNYGAEAADMWARILHPDNWSQSDTDAIRGALTNDFQPTK; encoded by the coding sequence ATGAAACGTGTGTGGGAAGGTGTGCGGCGCTACGGCAAAACGCTGCACTCGGTCGGGTTGTCGTTCGGTCTGGTGTTTTTCGTCCTCTCGATGAGCCCGTCCCTCTTACCGCGCGCGTGGTACCTGCAGGGCGTGGCAACCGGTATTTCCGTCGCCACCGGGTACGGCATCGGTGTGAGCGTGGCGTGGATGATCCGCAAATGCGGAGTCGAACCGAGATGGTCGGACCGGACCAAGCGGATCGGTTGGGCCGTACTCGCCGTACTGGCAGTGATATTGGTGCCTCTGTTTCTGATCTTGGGTTCGTGGTGGCAGCAGATCGTCCGTGATCTGGTCGAGGCGCCTCGCGTGAACCGGGCGAACTATCTTCTGGTGCTGCTGATTTCGCTGGTGGTGTGGTTGACCTTGTTGGAGGTGGGTCGTGGTCTGCGGTATCTCACCAGAGGGCTCGCTGCCGTTGCTCTGCGGTTTGTTCCCAAGGAAGCAGCGAAAGTCGCGAGCTTGGTCGTCGTCTTCGCGTTGGCGATCTTCGTCGTCAACGGTGCCCTCTACAACGGGCTCATCGCTTTTGCGAACTGGAGTTTCTCCGGCGCGGACAACGACACGCCCGATGGTATCGACCAGCCTCTGATCGCCGAACGCAGTGGTTCACCCATGTCTGCCGAGGCATGGGATTCGCTGGGCAAGGAGGGTCGCACTTTCATGGGTAGCGGGCCGTCTGCGGTGCAGATTTCCGCGCTGACCGGCCGGGACGCGAAGCAACCCATCCGCGTGTACGCCGGCCGTGAGTCGTCGGATTCCGTCGACGGTGTCGCGCAGCGGGTCGTCAACGAACTCGAGCGCACCGGCGGCTTCGACCGTGCCGTCCTGGCAGTAGTGACCACCACCGGCCGCGGCTGGGTGAACGACGACGTGGCGTCCGCTTTCGAATACGTCCAGGGCGGCGACACCGCCATCGCGGCGATGCAGTACTCGTTCCTTCCCAGCCCTTTGGCATTCATCGCCGATCGCGAAACCCCGATGGCCGCAGGCCGGGCGCTGTTCAACTCTGTCTATGCGAAGTGGATCGATCTGCCGCTCGACAAGCGCCCCAAGCTTGTCGTTTTCGGCGAGAGCCTCGGATCGTACGGGGGGCAGGCCGCGTTCGCGGGAGCACAGGACATGGCGACGCGGGTGGATGGGGCGTTGTGGTCGGGGACTCCGAACTTCACCGCTCAATGGCAGGAGATCACCAGCAGTCGTGACTCCGGCTCACGGGAAGCCGTGCCGGTGATCGACGACGGGCAGTCGATTCGTTTCGCTGCCTATCCGGAGGATCTCGAACTGGATGCGCCGTGGAACGACTCACGCGTCATGTACTGGCAGCACGCCAGCGACCCAATTGTCTGGTGGTCTTTCGACCTGCTTCTGAACAAGCCGGACTGGCTTGCCGAGCCTCTCGGCCGTGATGTCGATCCGGGAATGACGTGGATACCGTTCGTGACATTCTGGCAGGTGACACTCGACATGGTCTTCTCGGCGGACGTTCCGCCAGGTCACGGGCACAACTACGGTGCCGAGGCGGCGGACATGTGGGCGCGGATCCTGCACCCCGACAACTGGTCTCAGTCGGACACCGACGCGATTCGCGGCGCTCTGACGAACGACTTTCAACCCACCAAGTAG
- a CDS encoding GAP family protein, with protein sequence MGSVVGELLPLAVGVAVSPVAVIATILMLLSKRAGSTSAGFAVGWLLGIFIATVLFVILSSVVSTSDDGPSATVSWIKLALGVLLLAVGVKQWRGRSGEHETPKWMQAVDEMTAAKGLGLGFALAAINPKNLLMCIAAGVSIGSASLATSGAITSILVFTVIASSTVAIPVIGYLVAADRLRKPLANLKVWLQDNNTTVMSVLILVVGVVLIGKGIGGIF encoded by the coding sequence ATGGGTTCCGTTGTCGGAGAACTTCTCCCATTGGCCGTCGGTGTCGCCGTGTCGCCGGTGGCCGTCATCGCCACTATCTTGATGTTGCTCTCCAAGCGAGCGGGTAGCACCAGCGCCGGGTTCGCGGTGGGCTGGTTACTCGGAATCTTCATCGCTACAGTTCTTTTCGTCATCTTGTCCAGTGTCGTCAGCACGTCAGACGACGGACCGTCCGCCACGGTTTCGTGGATCAAACTAGCTCTCGGTGTCCTTCTGTTGGCCGTCGGGGTCAAGCAGTGGCGGGGGCGCAGCGGCGAGCACGAAACACCGAAGTGGATGCAAGCCGTCGACGAGATGACCGCGGCCAAGGGATTGGGCCTTGGATTCGCGCTCGCCGCGATCAACCCGAAGAACCTGCTCATGTGCATCGCGGCCGGAGTGTCGATCGGCTCGGCGTCGTTGGCGACCAGCGGAGCGATCACCTCGATTCTCGTATTCACGGTCATCGCCAGTTCAACTGTCGCGATCCCGGTCATCGGATACCTGGTGGCTGCTGATCGCCTGCGAAAGCCATTGGCCAATCTCAAAGTCTGGCTCCAGGACAACAACACCACGGTGATGAGTGTGTTGATCTTGGTCGTCGGAGTTGTTCTGATCGGCAAGGGAATTGGCGGAATCTTCTGA
- a CDS encoding glycoside hydrolase family 5 protein yields the protein MRALLLATLAILVLQIATPAANAAPPDPGWTLPQLTVADRTIKDVDGRTVLLRGVNANGLNDYATNGTGLPTVTPLGRTDFAQMAALGFNVVRLNVAWSLLEPIRGAFDTAYVDRVRVAVEDAKDHGIYTVLDMHQDAWGPYVGTPSDQSCPSFMRPGVGWDGAPEWATLTGGWTTCNIGGLREAAPAIAHAFQAFYDDEQGIQSRLVATWARLAAEFKDEPAVAGYDLLNEPNPGLRDPFTAADQIGQFYKRATHAIRQAEAGGFPHLVFFEPSAIWSAFGLDALPPRHYLTDPLVVFSPHLYSESITVSSEFPGIEDGFKIADRAAAWYDAPLWTGEWGWFGDAGEQRADVDRFVDATDRYRMGGAWWSWTQACGDPHPVRDGNTHQPQGNLNRIDCPSGESLGLVEGFAAPLSRAYPRAAPGTLTEVSRDGFDGSGTGRVEAWYPGTDRPQLETTNLSDVRLSPIEGGWQLIGHADGDYAVKRA from the coding sequence ATGCGTGCGCTGTTGCTTGCCACCCTCGCAATCCTGGTCCTCCAGATTGCAACTCCGGCGGCGAACGCTGCACCACCGGATCCGGGCTGGACTCTCCCCCAACTGACCGTCGCAGATCGAACGATCAAGGACGTCGACGGACGAACGGTGTTGCTCCGCGGCGTGAACGCCAACGGTCTCAATGACTACGCAACCAACGGCACCGGTCTACCCACCGTTACGCCGCTGGGAAGAACGGACTTCGCGCAGATGGCAGCGCTGGGCTTCAACGTCGTCCGACTCAACGTCGCGTGGTCCCTCCTGGAACCGATCCGCGGTGCATTCGACACTGCGTACGTCGACCGCGTTCGAGTAGCGGTCGAGGATGCAAAAGACCACGGCATCTACACCGTTCTCGACATGCATCAGGATGCATGGGGCCCGTACGTCGGCACCCCGAGCGACCAGTCGTGCCCGTCATTCATGCGGCCGGGAGTCGGCTGGGACGGCGCACCCGAGTGGGCAACCCTGACCGGCGGATGGACAACCTGCAACATCGGTGGACTCAGGGAAGCCGCACCCGCGATCGCCCATGCCTTCCAGGCGTTCTACGACGACGAGCAAGGAATCCAGAGTCGCCTCGTCGCGACGTGGGCGCGGTTGGCTGCCGAGTTCAAAGACGAACCAGCTGTAGCCGGATACGACCTGTTGAACGAACCGAACCCCGGCCTGCGCGATCCATTCACGGCAGCTGATCAGATCGGGCAGTTCTACAAGCGGGCCACCCACGCCATCAGGCAGGCCGAAGCAGGAGGATTTCCACACCTCGTGTTCTTCGAGCCCAGCGCGATCTGGTCGGCTTTCGGCCTCGACGCGCTGCCCCCTCGCCATTACCTGACCGATCCTCTGGTGGTCTTCTCGCCCCATCTCTACAGCGAATCGATAACGGTCAGTAGCGAATTTCCCGGAATCGAAGACGGGTTCAAGATCGCCGACCGCGCTGCCGCCTGGTACGACGCCCCGTTGTGGACGGGTGAATGGGGTTGGTTCGGGGATGCCGGCGAGCAGAGAGCAGACGTCGACCGCTTCGTCGATGCCACCGACAGGTACCGGATGGGCGGCGCGTGGTGGTCGTGGACACAAGCGTGCGGTGACCCCCACCCGGTTCGCGACGGCAATACCCACCAGCCGCAGGGAAATCTGAATCGCATCGACTGCCCGTCCGGTGAATCACTCGGGCTCGTAGAGGGATTCGCCGCGCCACTCTCGCGAGCGTATCCGCGGGCAGCGCCCGGCACGCTGACGGAGGTATCGCGTGACGGGTTTGACGGGAGCGGCACCGGACGGGTCGAGGCCTGGTACCCCGGCACCGACCGGCCACAGCTCGAGACCACGAATCTCTCCGACGTCCGACTGTCCCCGATCGAGGGCGGATGGCAACTGATCGGTCACGCCGACGGCGACTACGCGGTCAAGCGCGCCTGA
- a CDS encoding alpha/beta hydrolase — translation MKLALTDLIEQMPRDDLASTRAFYASRPAGVGPSSLQELLVVRASRVVDPTASRAVEHTLDIEGRSVSVRVVTPKDGDVNGVYLYLPGGGFYMSSAASADARSMRLADEVGVVVVTVDYRLAPEFPWPAAPDDCEAVALWLLEVAAERFGTTRLAIGGMSAGATLVTTTLLRLRDRGLAKAFSGAVLEAGTYDVSAQTPAGRTISDEYFIEAYVGHVDDRTLPDISPTFGDLSGLPPTLVVVGSEDVVLAENLAMVARLSAAGNDVDLRLYPDVPHGFTNHPTPVARRAASDMGAWLRNRLDSDPA, via the coding sequence GTGAAGCTTGCATTGACTGATCTGATCGAACAAATGCCTCGTGACGATTTGGCGAGTACGCGAGCGTTCTATGCGTCGCGGCCTGCCGGTGTCGGTCCGAGTTCCCTGCAGGAACTGCTTGTGGTGCGAGCATCCAGGGTGGTTGATCCCACGGCGAGCCGGGCTGTTGAACACACACTCGACATCGAGGGCCGATCCGTTTCGGTACGCGTAGTCACTCCGAAAGACGGCGATGTCAACGGGGTCTATCTGTATCTTCCGGGTGGGGGTTTCTACATGAGTTCAGCGGCCAGCGCTGACGCCCGAAGCATGAGACTTGCCGACGAGGTCGGGGTGGTAGTGGTTACCGTCGATTACCGGCTTGCACCGGAATTCCCTTGGCCGGCAGCGCCGGACGATTGTGAGGCAGTCGCCTTGTGGCTGCTTGAGGTCGCTGCCGAACGGTTCGGGACGACCAGGCTCGCCATCGGTGGCATGTCGGCGGGAGCAACCTTGGTGACGACGACGTTGCTGCGCCTTCGTGATCGAGGTCTGGCCAAGGCATTTTCGGGTGCGGTGCTGGAAGCGGGCACGTACGACGTCAGTGCCCAGACTCCCGCGGGCCGCACCATCAGCGACGAATACTTCATCGAAGCCTACGTCGGCCATGTCGATGATCGCACTCTTCCGGATATTTCTCCGACATTCGGCGACCTCAGCGGCCTGCCGCCGACCCTCGTTGTCGTTGGATCAGAAGACGTGGTCCTGGCAGAGAACCTTGCCATGGTGGCGCGACTGTCGGCGGCCGGAAACGACGTCGACTTGCGTCTCTATCCTGATGTCCCGCATGGATTTACAAACCATCCAACGCCTGTTGCCCGCCGCGCTGCGTCGGATATGGGTGCTTGGCTTCGGAATCGACTCGACTCCGACCCCGCGTGA